In Streptococcus uberis, a single window of DNA contains:
- a CDS encoding FAD-dependent oxidoreductase, with product MAKKILIIGGVAGGATAATRLRRLNEEDQIILFEKGEYISFANCGLPYHIGGSIKERDNLLLQTVEGMSAQYGIDIRNFSEVKSIDKDAKTVTVYDYKRQEEYVESFDELIISTGAKAIKPNIPGFETANNVFTLRNIPDMDLIKAYIAEHHVQTATVIGGGFIGLEMMENLVELGLSVNVIEMAPQVMPSLDFEMAQQLHAQINMHGVNLILNDGLSKIVDQGNLLLLNSGKSLATDMTILSIGVLPENTLAENAGLELGYKGAIKVTPNLQTSAEHIYAIGDVIEVVDTITGKPTNIPLAWPANRQGRIVADVINGIDTAYPGTQGTSVAKIFELTAASTGNSERQLKMNKIEYNAIHIHPNSHAGYYPGASPIALKLLFGKEGQILGAQAVGTEGVEKRIDVIATAIKFGARADQLAAVELAYAPPYSSAKDPVNMLGYVADNVMSGKLETFQWSDIEELKEKNAFFLDVREDFELTTGTIEGSVQIPLNQLRDRLGELPKDKTIYVYCQVGQRGYNATRVLEQAGFSAKNLDGGYKTYKHANYQLKEFYVKKEDFVDPLEDIKTNNHSQSINQEMMTLDACGLQCPGPILKVKQAMDKMQDGQVLKVEASDFGFSADVENWAANTGNTILDNKIENNKVIATLKKGRGQEVAQKSLMPQEGVLQETKNGATMVVFSGDFDKAIASMIIATGAASFGKPVTIFFTFWGLSILKKEPVKKKGMAKLFDIMLPKSANQLPLSKMNMGGAGQKMIKKIMKDKNVDALPEMIQQAHELGVKFVACTMSMDLMGIEKEELFDFVEYGGVATFIGDSEQANMQLFI from the coding sequence ATGGCTAAAAAAATTCTTATCATTGGTGGCGTTGCAGGGGGAGCGACTGCAGCAACCAGATTACGTCGTTTAAATGAAGAAGATCAGATTATTTTATTTGAAAAAGGGGAATATATTTCTTTTGCTAATTGTGGCCTCCCCTACCATATTGGTGGTAGCATCAAGGAACGTGACAATTTATTGCTTCAGACAGTTGAAGGAATGAGTGCACAGTATGGAATTGACATTCGAAACTTTTCAGAAGTAAAGTCTATTGATAAAGATGCCAAAACAGTAACTGTATATGATTATAAAAGACAAGAAGAATATGTAGAGTCTTTTGATGAACTGATCATCTCGACTGGAGCCAAGGCAATCAAACCAAACATTCCGGGCTTTGAAACGGCAAACAATGTTTTTACCTTAAGAAACATTCCAGATATGGATTTGATTAAAGCTTATATTGCTGAACATCATGTTCAAACGGCAACAGTTATTGGTGGTGGTTTTATTGGATTAGAAATGATGGAAAACCTAGTCGAATTAGGCTTATCAGTTAATGTGATTGAAATGGCACCACAAGTTATGCCATCACTTGACTTTGAAATGGCACAACAATTACATGCTCAAATCAATATGCATGGTGTTAACCTTATTTTGAATGATGGCTTATCAAAAATTGTTGATCAGGGAAACCTCCTATTGTTGAATAGTGGCAAATCTCTAGCGACTGATATGACCATTTTATCAATTGGTGTTCTTCCAGAAAACACACTAGCTGAAAATGCAGGCTTAGAACTAGGCTATAAAGGGGCTATCAAAGTAACTCCTAATCTGCAAACCTCGGCAGAGCATATTTATGCTATCGGTGATGTAATTGAAGTAGTGGATACCATTACTGGAAAACCAACTAATATTCCACTAGCTTGGCCAGCAAATCGACAAGGACGTATAGTGGCAGATGTGATTAATGGCATAGATACAGCTTATCCTGGAACTCAAGGGACATCTGTCGCAAAAATCTTTGAATTAACGGCAGCCTCAACAGGAAATAGCGAACGCCAACTCAAAATGAATAAGATTGAATACAATGCCATTCATATCCATCCAAATTCTCACGCAGGTTATTACCCTGGTGCCTCACCAATTGCCCTTAAATTACTTTTTGGAAAAGAGGGTCAGATTCTTGGTGCTCAAGCTGTAGGAACAGAAGGGGTTGAAAAACGAATTGACGTCATAGCTACCGCTATTAAATTTGGGGCAAGAGCTGATCAATTGGCAGCTGTAGAATTAGCTTATGCCCCACCTTATTCATCAGCAAAAGATCCAGTAAACATGCTAGGTTATGTTGCAGATAACGTGATGTCTGGTAAGCTTGAGACATTCCAATGGTCAGACATTGAAGAGCTTAAAGAAAAAAATGCCTTCTTTTTAGATGTCCGTGAAGACTTTGAATTAACAACAGGAACAATTGAGGGGTCCGTTCAGATTCCACTCAATCAACTGCGAGACCGTTTAGGGGAACTACCGAAAGACAAGACCATTTATGTCTATTGCCAAGTTGGTCAACGAGGTTATAATGCTACCCGTGTTTTAGAACAAGCTGGATTTTCCGCTAAAAATTTAGATGGTGGTTACAAGACCTATAAACATGCTAATTATCAATTGAAGGAGTTCTATGTGAAAAAAGAAGACTTCGTTGACCCTTTAGAGGATATCAAAACCAATAATCATTCTCAGTCAATTAATCAAGAAATGATGACATTGGATGCTTGTGGCCTTCAATGTCCTGGCCCCATCTTAAAAGTCAAACAAGCTATGGATAAGATGCAAGATGGCCAAGTCTTAAAAGTAGAAGCCAGTGACTTTGGTTTTTCAGCAGATGTTGAAAATTGGGCTGCTAATACCGGAAATACTATCCTAGACAATAAAATTGAAAACAATAAGGTCATTGCAACTTTGAAAAAAGGTCGTGGTCAAGAAGTAGCTCAGAAAAGTTTAATGCCTCAAGAAGGGGTCCTTCAAGAAACCAAAAATGGTGCCACAATGGTTGTTTTCAGTGGTGACTTTGACAAGGCTATTGCTTCGATGATCATAGCTACGGGAGCGGCATCTTTTGGTAAACCTGTCACCATCTTCTTTACCTTCTGGGGACTCTCTATTCTCAAGAAGGAACCGGTTAAGAAAAAGGGAATGGCAAAGCTATTTGACATAATGTTGCCTAAGAGTGCTAATCAATTGCCATTGTCTAAAATGAATATGGGCGGTGCCGGACAAAAAATGATTAAGAAAATCATGAAAGACAAAAACGTTGACGCTCTTCCAGAAATGATTCAACAAGCTCATGAACTTGGCGTAAAATTTGTGGCATGCACCATGTCAATGGATTTAATGGGGATTGAAAAAGAGGAACTCTTTGATTTTGTTGAGTATGGAGGAGTCGCAACATTTATTGGAGATAGTGAACAAGCCAACATGCAATTATTTATCTAA